One window of the Equus caballus isolate H_3958 breed thoroughbred chromosome 2, TB-T2T, whole genome shotgun sequence genome contains the following:
- the MFAP3L gene encoding microfibrillar-associated protein 3-like isoform X1, protein MERLKSHLPVCFLPSVPFLIIASTLATAKSATNSTLNGTDMVLGSVPVIIARTDHIIVKEGNSALINCSVYGTPDPQFKWYNSIGKLLKEEEEEKARGGAGKWQMHDSGLLNITKVSFSDRGKYTCVASNAYGTVNNTVTLRVIFTSGDMGVYYMVVCLVAFTIVMILNITRLCMMSSHLKKTEKAINEFFRTEGAEKLQKAFEIAKRIPIITSAKTLELAKVTQFKTMEFARYIEELARSVPLPPLIMNCRTIMEEIMEVVGLEEQGQNFVRHTPEGQEAADRDEVYMIPNSLKRSDSPTADSDGSSLHEQPQQIAIKVSIHPQSKKDHMDDQEGIPFEVKDEEETEPSAERSPETAEPSTDVTSTELTSEEPTPVEVSDRVLPPAHLETTEPVMARDRNTCIIYESHV, encoded by the exons ATGGAGCGATTGAAGAGCCATCTGCCTGTGTGCTTTCTACCTTCTGTGCCCTTTTTAATCATAGCATCCACTCTAGCAACTGCTAAGAGTGCGACTAACAGCACTTTAAATGGCACTGACATGGTCTTGGGCTCTGTGCCTGTAATCATTGCCAGAACTGACCATATCATAGTCAAGGAAGGAAACAGTGCCTTGATTAATTGTAGTGTTTATGGCACCCCTGATCCACAATTCAAGTGGTATAATTCCATTGGCAAGCTgctgaaagaagaggaggaggagaaggcgaGAGGAGGAG cAGGAAAATGGCAGATGCACGACAGTGGCCTCCTGAACATCACCAAGGTGTCTTTTTCAGACCGAGGTAAATACACATGTGTTGCTTCTAATGCCTATGGCACTGTGAACAACACAGTGACCCTGAGAGTCATCTTTACCTCTGGAGACATGGGAGTCTACTACATGGTCGTTTGCCTCGTGGCTTTCACCATCGTCATGATTCTCAACATCACTCGCCTGTGCATGATGAGCAGCCACCTGAAGAAGACCGAGAAAGCCATCAACGAGTTCTTTAGGACAGAAGGCGCGGAGAAGCTGCAAAAGGCATTTGAGATCGCCAAGCGGATCCCCATCATCACCTCAGCCAAAACTCTAGAGCTTGCCAAAGTCACCCAGTTCAAAACCATGGAGTTTGCCCGCTATATTGAAGAGCTTGCCAGGAGTGTGCCTCTGCCTCCCCTCATTATGAACTGCAGAACTATCATGGAAGAGATCATGGAAGTGGTTGGGCTGGAGGAGCAAGGGCAGAATTTTGTGCGGCACACTCCAGAAGGCCAGGAGGCCGCCGACAGGGATGAGGTGTACAtgatcccaaactccctgaagaGAAGTGACTCCCCCACCGCCGACTCAGACGGCTCATCGCTGCATGAACAGCCTCAGCAGATTGCCATCAAGGTGTCCATTCACCCGCAGTCCAAAAAAGATCACATGGACGACCAAGAGGGTATACCATTTGAAGTCAAAGATGAAGAGGAGACAGAACCGTCCGCTGAACGTTCTCCAGAAACTGCGGAGCCTTCTACAGATGTAACATCCACGGAGCTAACGTCGGAAGAGCCGACACCTGTTGAGGTATCAGATAGAGTCCTGCCGCCAGCTCACCTGGAAACTACAGAGCCAGTAATGGCACGTGACAGAAACACCTGCATAATTTACGAAAGCCATGTATAA
- the MFAP3L gene encoding microfibrillar-associated protein 3-like isoform X2 yields MERLKSHLPVCFLPSVPFLIIASTLATAKSATNSTLNGTDMVLGSVPVIIARTDHIIVKEGNSALINCSVYGTPDPQFKWYNSIGKLLKEEEEEKARGGGKWQMHDSGLLNITKVSFSDRGKYTCVASNAYGTVNNTVTLRVIFTSGDMGVYYMVVCLVAFTIVMILNITRLCMMSSHLKKTEKAINEFFRTEGAEKLQKAFEIAKRIPIITSAKTLELAKVTQFKTMEFARYIEELARSVPLPPLIMNCRTIMEEIMEVVGLEEQGQNFVRHTPEGQEAADRDEVYMIPNSLKRSDSPTADSDGSSLHEQPQQIAIKVSIHPQSKKDHMDDQEGIPFEVKDEEETEPSAERSPETAEPSTDVTSTELTSEEPTPVEVSDRVLPPAHLETTEPVMARDRNTCIIYESHV; encoded by the exons ATGGAGCGATTGAAGAGCCATCTGCCTGTGTGCTTTCTACCTTCTGTGCCCTTTTTAATCATAGCATCCACTCTAGCAACTGCTAAGAGTGCGACTAACAGCACTTTAAATGGCACTGACATGGTCTTGGGCTCTGTGCCTGTAATCATTGCCAGAACTGACCATATCATAGTCAAGGAAGGAAACAGTGCCTTGATTAATTGTAGTGTTTATGGCACCCCTGATCCACAATTCAAGTGGTATAATTCCATTGGCAAGCTgctgaaagaagaggaggaggagaaggcgaGAGGAGGAG GAAAATGGCAGATGCACGACAGTGGCCTCCTGAACATCACCAAGGTGTCTTTTTCAGACCGAGGTAAATACACATGTGTTGCTTCTAATGCCTATGGCACTGTGAACAACACAGTGACCCTGAGAGTCATCTTTACCTCTGGAGACATGGGAGTCTACTACATGGTCGTTTGCCTCGTGGCTTTCACCATCGTCATGATTCTCAACATCACTCGCCTGTGCATGATGAGCAGCCACCTGAAGAAGACCGAGAAAGCCATCAACGAGTTCTTTAGGACAGAAGGCGCGGAGAAGCTGCAAAAGGCATTTGAGATCGCCAAGCGGATCCCCATCATCACCTCAGCCAAAACTCTAGAGCTTGCCAAAGTCACCCAGTTCAAAACCATGGAGTTTGCCCGCTATATTGAAGAGCTTGCCAGGAGTGTGCCTCTGCCTCCCCTCATTATGAACTGCAGAACTATCATGGAAGAGATCATGGAAGTGGTTGGGCTGGAGGAGCAAGGGCAGAATTTTGTGCGGCACACTCCAGAAGGCCAGGAGGCCGCCGACAGGGATGAGGTGTACAtgatcccaaactccctgaagaGAAGTGACTCCCCCACCGCCGACTCAGACGGCTCATCGCTGCATGAACAGCCTCAGCAGATTGCCATCAAGGTGTCCATTCACCCGCAGTCCAAAAAAGATCACATGGACGACCAAGAGGGTATACCATTTGAAGTCAAAGATGAAGAGGAGACAGAACCGTCCGCTGAACGTTCTCCAGAAACTGCGGAGCCTTCTACAGATGTAACATCCACGGAGCTAACGTCGGAAGAGCCGACACCTGTTGAGGTATCAGATAGAGTCCTGCCGCCAGCTCACCTGGAAACTACAGAGCCAGTAATGGCACGTGACAGAAACACCTGCATAATTTACGAAAGCCATGTATAA
- the MFAP3L gene encoding microfibrillar-associated protein 3-like isoform X3: protein MHDSGLLNITKVSFSDRGKYTCVASNAYGTVNNTVTLRVIFTSGDMGVYYMVVCLVAFTIVMILNITRLCMMSSHLKKTEKAINEFFRTEGAEKLQKAFEIAKRIPIITSAKTLELAKVTQFKTMEFARYIEELARSVPLPPLIMNCRTIMEEIMEVVGLEEQGQNFVRHTPEGQEAADRDEVYMIPNSLKRSDSPTADSDGSSLHEQPQQIAIKVSIHPQSKKDHMDDQEGIPFEVKDEEETEPSAERSPETAEPSTDVTSTELTSEEPTPVEVSDRVLPPAHLETTEPVMARDRNTCIIYESHV from the coding sequence ATGCACGACAGTGGCCTCCTGAACATCACCAAGGTGTCTTTTTCAGACCGAGGTAAATACACATGTGTTGCTTCTAATGCCTATGGCACTGTGAACAACACAGTGACCCTGAGAGTCATCTTTACCTCTGGAGACATGGGAGTCTACTACATGGTCGTTTGCCTCGTGGCTTTCACCATCGTCATGATTCTCAACATCACTCGCCTGTGCATGATGAGCAGCCACCTGAAGAAGACCGAGAAAGCCATCAACGAGTTCTTTAGGACAGAAGGCGCGGAGAAGCTGCAAAAGGCATTTGAGATCGCCAAGCGGATCCCCATCATCACCTCAGCCAAAACTCTAGAGCTTGCCAAAGTCACCCAGTTCAAAACCATGGAGTTTGCCCGCTATATTGAAGAGCTTGCCAGGAGTGTGCCTCTGCCTCCCCTCATTATGAACTGCAGAACTATCATGGAAGAGATCATGGAAGTGGTTGGGCTGGAGGAGCAAGGGCAGAATTTTGTGCGGCACACTCCAGAAGGCCAGGAGGCCGCCGACAGGGATGAGGTGTACAtgatcccaaactccctgaagaGAAGTGACTCCCCCACCGCCGACTCAGACGGCTCATCGCTGCATGAACAGCCTCAGCAGATTGCCATCAAGGTGTCCATTCACCCGCAGTCCAAAAAAGATCACATGGACGACCAAGAGGGTATACCATTTGAAGTCAAAGATGAAGAGGAGACAGAACCGTCCGCTGAACGTTCTCCAGAAACTGCGGAGCCTTCTACAGATGTAACATCCACGGAGCTAACGTCGGAAGAGCCGACACCTGTTGAGGTATCAGATAGAGTCCTGCCGCCAGCTCACCTGGAAACTACAGAGCCAGTAATGGCACGTGACAGAAACACCTGCATAATTTACGAAAGCCATGTATAA